A section of the Myxococcus virescens genome encodes:
- the treZ gene encoding malto-oligosyltrehalose trehalohydrolase, with protein MGPADESRAARSKAPLLGAWVEADGRVRWRVWAPGHQRVEVVLHDAHGNPGRVLPMTPEPGDCFGAVLEGQGAGLRYKLRVDGEGPFPDPWSRSQPQGVHGPSEVVVPDFAWTDAGWKGVAPQALVIYEVHVGTATPEGTFESLIPRLAGLKELGITALELMPVASFPGRRNWGYDGVSLFAPQQAYGGPEGLRRLVDAAHAHGLAVLMDAVYNHFGPDGNYLRVYSPHYFTGRHHTPWGDAVNYDGEGSAHARTQVLANVEMWIADYHLDGLRLDAAHAIIDDGTPHLLTEVAERARACAPGRQVHVIAEDERNERRLLRPASEGGLGLDGVWADDFHHQLRRAFAGDSEGYYQDYTGNTEDLARTLNQGWFYEGQVSKNLGHARGTKAEGLEPWRFVHCIQNHDQVGNRAFGERLGHDVSPAAFRAMSGLLLLSPYTPMLFMGQEWNASTPFLYFTEHNAALGKLVTEGRRKEFAGFARFAGAEVPDPQAEDTFTRSRLDWAEAEKPGLAGVRALYRELLRLRASEPALRETGRGSYAARALGPDALVLERRGGGQRLQVLLSLRGALDYPVPAGSALMLWTEDACFGGSEKLQPLKQDTVRLKGSALAVIRLPAKD; from the coding sequence ATGGGTCCAGCGGATGAGTCTCGGGCAGCGCGGTCGAAGGCCCCTCTCTTGGGGGCGTGGGTGGAGGCGGACGGGCGGGTGCGGTGGCGTGTCTGGGCGCCCGGCCACCAGCGCGTGGAGGTGGTGCTGCACGACGCGCATGGCAATCCCGGCCGCGTCTTGCCGATGACGCCGGAGCCCGGCGACTGCTTCGGCGCGGTGTTGGAAGGGCAGGGCGCGGGGCTCCGCTACAAGCTGCGCGTGGACGGCGAAGGCCCCTTCCCGGACCCGTGGTCGCGTTCGCAGCCCCAGGGCGTGCATGGGCCGTCCGAAGTGGTGGTGCCCGACTTCGCCTGGACGGACGCGGGCTGGAAGGGCGTGGCGCCGCAGGCGCTGGTCATCTACGAGGTGCACGTGGGCACGGCCACGCCCGAAGGCACCTTCGAGTCGCTCATCCCGCGTCTGGCTGGCCTCAAGGAGTTGGGCATCACCGCGCTGGAGCTGATGCCGGTGGCGTCCTTCCCGGGACGCCGCAACTGGGGCTACGACGGCGTGAGCCTGTTCGCGCCCCAGCAGGCCTACGGCGGTCCGGAGGGGCTGCGCCGGTTGGTGGACGCCGCGCACGCGCATGGGCTCGCGGTGCTGATGGACGCCGTCTACAACCACTTCGGACCGGATGGGAATTACCTGCGGGTGTATTCGCCGCACTACTTCACCGGCCGCCACCACACGCCGTGGGGTGACGCGGTGAACTACGACGGCGAAGGCAGCGCCCACGCGCGGACCCAGGTGCTGGCCAACGTGGAGATGTGGATTGCCGACTACCACCTGGACGGCCTGCGCCTGGACGCCGCGCACGCCATCATCGACGACGGCACGCCGCACCTGCTCACCGAAGTCGCCGAGCGGGCGCGGGCCTGCGCGCCGGGCCGGCAGGTGCATGTCATCGCCGAGGACGAGCGCAACGAGCGGCGCCTGCTGCGCCCCGCGTCGGAGGGCGGCCTGGGGCTGGACGGCGTGTGGGCGGATGACTTCCACCACCAGCTGCGCCGCGCCTTCGCGGGGGACAGCGAGGGCTACTACCAGGACTACACGGGCAACACGGAGGACCTGGCGCGCACGCTGAACCAGGGCTGGTTCTACGAAGGGCAGGTGTCGAAGAACCTGGGCCATGCGCGAGGCACGAAGGCGGAGGGGCTGGAGCCCTGGCGCTTCGTCCACTGCATCCAGAACCATGACCAGGTGGGCAACCGTGCCTTCGGCGAGCGGCTGGGGCACGACGTGAGCCCCGCGGCCTTCCGGGCCATGAGTGGACTGCTGTTGCTGTCTCCCTACACGCCCATGCTCTTCATGGGGCAGGAGTGGAACGCCAGCACGCCCTTCCTCTACTTCACCGAGCACAACGCGGCGCTGGGCAAGCTCGTCACGGAGGGCCGGCGAAAGGAGTTCGCCGGCTTCGCGCGCTTCGCGGGCGCGGAGGTGCCGGACCCGCAAGCGGAGGACACCTTCACCCGCTCCCGACTGGACTGGGCGGAGGCGGAGAAGCCAGGGCTTGCGGGCGTGCGGGCGCTCTACCGGGAGCTGCTCCGTCTGCGCGCGTCGGAGCCCGCCCTGCGCGAGACGGGGCGGGGCTCCTATGCGGCCCGGGCCCTGGGGCCGGACGCCCTGGTGCTCGAACGGCGTGGGGGCGGCCAGCGCCTGCAGGTGTTGCTCAGCCTGCGCGGCGCGCTGGATTATCCGGTGCCCGCCGGCTCGGCGCTGATGCTGTGGACTGAAGACGCTTGCTTCGGCGGCTCCGAAAAATTGCAGCCATTGAAGCAAGACACCGTGCGGCTGAAGGGTTCGGCTCTGGCTGTGATAAGACTTCCCGCCAAAGACTGA
- a CDS encoding AAA family ATPase, translating to MSITHPGLEPLPESPDEDVRARVAAIEVLSPREIDERLSDLGYRGQTEARRAASVLAYRHLRRIRHLFLEGLAPEPGMRENCLFLGPTGSGKTFLVELLFREILAVPTVLADATQFSETGYVGDDVSTLLSRLYEAADRNAAWAGCGVVCMDEFDKLATSRSDSRFAGQQTTKDVSGFGVQRSLLHMLSAPSADFPPDFGFTSRQRPDTMELACVTFIACGAFSGLGATAEGLARSEHLGFGREPLPARSESIATRVTEEQLEQTTAFARYGFIPELIGRFNRLVSFSPLDAGTLGDILQHNVLRAYEREFEQEGLRLQVDTEVREFVVARALKRETGARGLHTTLAPLLERAAYEHFGHRGNDGTLRLTLEGGEVQARRV from the coding sequence ATGAGCATCACCCACCCTGGCCTGGAGCCGCTGCCCGAATCGCCTGACGAGGACGTGCGCGCGCGCGTCGCCGCCATCGAGGTCCTCTCTCCCCGCGAAATCGACGAGCGGTTGTCGGACCTGGGCTACCGGGGGCAGACGGAGGCGCGCCGCGCGGCATCCGTGCTGGCGTACCGGCACCTGCGCCGCATCCGCCACCTGTTCCTGGAGGGGCTCGCCCCTGAACCGGGCATGCGGGAGAACTGCCTCTTCCTGGGGCCCACCGGCTCGGGGAAGACGTTCCTCGTGGAGCTGCTGTTCCGCGAAATCCTCGCCGTCCCCACCGTGCTGGCGGACGCCACGCAGTTCTCCGAAACCGGCTACGTGGGCGACGACGTGAGCACGCTGCTGTCGCGCCTGTACGAAGCCGCGGACCGGAACGCGGCCTGGGCCGGCTGCGGCGTGGTGTGCATGGACGAGTTCGACAAGCTCGCCACCAGCCGCTCCGACAGCCGCTTCGCCGGCCAGCAGACCACGAAGGACGTCAGCGGCTTCGGCGTGCAGCGCAGCCTGCTGCACATGCTGTCCGCCCCCAGCGCGGACTTCCCGCCCGACTTCGGCTTCACCAGCCGCCAGCGGCCCGACACCATGGAGCTGGCCTGCGTCACCTTCATCGCGTGCGGCGCCTTCAGTGGCCTGGGCGCCACCGCGGAGGGGCTGGCCCGGAGCGAACACCTGGGCTTCGGCCGCGAACCGCTCCCGGCGCGGTCGGAGAGCATCGCCACGCGAGTGACGGAGGAGCAGCTGGAACAGACCACCGCCTTCGCGCGCTACGGCTTCATCCCGGAGCTCATTGGCCGCTTCAACCGGCTGGTCTCCTTCTCGCCCCTGGACGCGGGTACCCTGGGCGACATCCTCCAGCACAACGTGCTGCGTGCCTATGAGCGCGAGTTCGAGCAGGAAGGGCTGCGCCTGCAGGTGGACACCGAGGTGCGGGAGTTCGTGGTCGCCCGCGCGCTCAAGCGGGAGACGGGCGCGCGAGGGCTGCACACCACCCTCGCCCCCTTGCTGGAGCGGGCCGCCTACGAGCACTTTGGCCACCGGGGCAACGACGGCACGCTCCGGCTGACACTGGAGGGCGGCGAGGTCCAGGCGCGGCGGGTGTAG
- a CDS encoding DUF5335 family protein, whose translation MHHTREIPREGWGDYLALLSNLERDHWVRIETESTDFGDQPLAGRLPLVEIALESKGSDQGSVEIIVGRPGGEVTHRILKPDHIYADESESGELECLDIEDADHVKTLIFFESQRAGEEPSIGAPS comes from the coding sequence ATGCATCACACTCGGGAGATACCCAGGGAAGGCTGGGGGGACTACCTCGCCTTGCTGAGCAACCTGGAGCGCGACCACTGGGTGCGCATCGAGACGGAGAGCACCGACTTCGGCGACCAGCCGCTCGCCGGCAGGCTGCCGCTGGTGGAGATTGCCCTCGAGTCGAAGGGGAGCGACCAGGGCTCCGTGGAAATCATCGTGGGCCGGCCGGGCGGAGAAGTCACCCACCGCATCCTCAAGCCCGACCACATCTACGCGGACGAGAGCGAGAGCGGCGAGCTGGAGTGCCTGGACATCGAGGACGCGGACCACGTGAAGACGCTCATCTTCTTCGAGTCGCAACGCGCGGGCGAAGAGCCGAGCATCGGCGCGCCGTCCTGA
- a CDS encoding M57 family metalloprotease yields MLKFRSVALVAGVALLGSACGGPEASESEPTKMTWEEFRASVYEDPEGKLIFDGDLALDSEEELRAFFDNHVAAETGTSRGGLAVYNTSPTKATSGDVKWSATQARNLTYCVSSTFSGNKSRVVTAMNSATAAWEATANVNFIHVTAQDGACTASNNNVLFDVRPVNSGGQYLARAFFPNSGRSGRNVLVDNTAFGPISPWTLEGIMRHELGHVLGFRHEHTRSTGSGCFEDNAWRALTSTYDRASVMHYPQCAGTQTGDLVLTTLDKQGARALYP; encoded by the coding sequence ATGCTCAAGTTCCGCTCCGTTGCGCTGGTTGCTGGTGTGGCCCTTCTCGGTTCCGCGTGCGGTGGCCCGGAGGCCTCCGAGTCCGAGCCGACGAAGATGACGTGGGAGGAGTTCCGGGCCTCGGTGTACGAGGATCCCGAGGGCAAGCTGATTTTCGACGGCGACCTGGCGCTGGACAGCGAGGAGGAGCTGCGCGCCTTCTTCGACAACCACGTCGCGGCGGAGACGGGCACCAGCCGGGGCGGCCTGGCCGTCTACAACACCAGCCCCACCAAGGCCACCAGCGGAGACGTGAAGTGGAGCGCCACCCAGGCGCGCAACCTCACGTACTGCGTCAGCAGCACCTTCTCCGGCAACAAGTCGCGCGTGGTGACGGCGATGAACAGCGCCACGGCGGCCTGGGAGGCCACCGCGAACGTCAACTTCATCCACGTGACCGCGCAGGATGGGGCCTGCACCGCTTCGAACAACAACGTGCTCTTCGACGTGCGTCCGGTGAACTCGGGCGGCCAGTATCTGGCGCGCGCCTTCTTCCCGAACTCGGGGCGCTCGGGCCGCAACGTGCTGGTGGACAACACCGCCTTCGGCCCCATCTCGCCCTGGACGCTGGAGGGCATCATGCGCCACGAGCTGGGCCACGTGCTGGGCTTCCGCCACGAGCACACCCGCTCCACGGGCAGCGGCTGCTTCGAGGACAACGCGTGGCGCGCCCTGACGTCGACGTATGACCGCGCGTCCGTCATGCACTACCCGCAGTGCGCTGGCACCCAGACGGGCGACCTGGTGCTCACCACCCTGGACAAGCAGGGCGCTCGCGCGCTGTACCCGTAG
- a CDS encoding phospholipase D-like domain-containing protein, producing the protein MHLFDIPAWLEVAWPHVVAALTVLISVVASAHAVLHKRDVRAAVGWVGLAWLVPVLGGVLYVLLGINRIRRRARSLMLKQEHGRFPPLFQVAPMKAETVSGPHPEAAPLAPLVRLGDAVVGRPLLPGNRVTVLESRRDAYPAMLEAIDAARTTLSLCSYIFDNDVAGRRFVEALSAAVKRGVEVRVLVDAVGSRYTWPPILGRLRRAGVRAARFLPSLMPYRLPFANLRNHRKLMVVDGRVGFTGGMNIRKAFWPGEHAAVDLHFRVEGPLVGQLQETFAEDWAFTTRERLTGEAWFPPLTEVGTVLARGIADGPDEDFETLRTVLLGALATARTSVRIVTPYFLPDTALITALSVAALRGVQVDILLPEKGNLPLVQWAAWAQLWQVLRPGCRIFLTAPPFDHTKLMVVDGVWSLIGSANWDPRSLRLNFEFNVECYDTALATQLEGVVAARLRNARPLTLEQVDARALPIRLRDGLARLLSPYL; encoded by the coding sequence ATGCACCTGTTCGACATCCCCGCGTGGTTGGAGGTGGCCTGGCCCCATGTGGTGGCGGCGCTGACCGTGCTCATCAGCGTGGTGGCCAGCGCCCATGCGGTGCTGCACAAGCGGGACGTGCGGGCCGCGGTGGGCTGGGTAGGGCTGGCGTGGCTGGTGCCGGTGCTGGGCGGGGTGCTGTACGTCCTGCTGGGCATCAACCGCATCCGGCGCCGGGCACGGTCCTTGATGCTGAAACAAGAGCACGGCCGCTTTCCGCCGCTGTTCCAGGTGGCGCCCATGAAGGCGGAGACGGTGAGCGGCCCCCACCCCGAGGCCGCTCCCCTGGCACCCCTGGTGCGGCTGGGGGACGCGGTGGTGGGACGGCCACTGCTGCCGGGCAACCGCGTCACCGTGCTGGAGTCCCGCCGGGACGCCTACCCCGCCATGCTGGAGGCGATTGACGCGGCGCGCACGACGCTGTCGCTGTGCAGCTACATCTTCGACAATGACGTGGCGGGCCGGCGCTTCGTGGAGGCGCTGAGCGCGGCGGTGAAGCGGGGCGTGGAGGTGCGGGTGCTGGTGGACGCGGTGGGCTCGCGCTACACGTGGCCGCCCATCCTGGGCCGGCTGCGGCGAGCCGGCGTTCGCGCCGCGCGCTTCCTGCCGTCGCTGATGCCCTACCGGCTGCCCTTCGCCAACCTGCGCAACCACCGCAAGCTGATGGTGGTGGACGGGCGCGTGGGCTTCACGGGTGGCATGAACATCCGCAAGGCCTTCTGGCCCGGCGAACATGCCGCCGTGGACCTGCACTTCCGCGTCGAAGGACCCCTGGTGGGGCAACTCCAGGAGACCTTCGCGGAGGACTGGGCCTTCACCACGCGCGAGCGGCTGACCGGCGAGGCCTGGTTCCCGCCGCTCACCGAAGTGGGCACCGTGCTCGCGCGAGGCATCGCGGACGGCCCGGACGAGGACTTCGAAACGCTGCGCACGGTGCTGCTGGGGGCCCTGGCCACGGCGCGGACGTCGGTGCGCATCGTCACGCCCTACTTCCTCCCGGACACGGCGCTCATCACCGCGCTGAGCGTGGCGGCGCTGCGCGGCGTCCAGGTGGACATCCTCCTTCCCGAGAAGGGCAATCTTCCGCTGGTGCAGTGGGCCGCCTGGGCGCAGCTGTGGCAGGTGCTGCGGCCGGGCTGCCGCATCTTCCTCACCGCCCCGCCCTTCGACCACACGAAGCTGATGGTGGTGGACGGCGTGTGGTCGCTCATCGGCTCAGCCAACTGGGACCCGCGCTCGCTGCGGCTCAACTTCGAGTTCAACGTGGAGTGCTACGACACCGCGCTGGCCACGCAGCTGGAGGGCGTGGTGGCCGCGCGGCTGCGCAACGCGCGGCCCCTCACGTTGGAGCAGGTGGACGCGCGCGCCCTGCCCATCCGCCTGCGGGATGGGCTGGCGCGGCTGCTGTCGCCGTACCTCTAG
- a CDS encoding MBL fold metallo-hydrolase, which translates to MELGFETIGNATLICHDHGPVLVTDPWTDGSAYFGSWTLSHEIPAAQREAIQACSYVWLSHGHPDHLSMESLGALRSRTLLVPNHFGHRMRDDLRGQGFKVHVLADRVWTQLSPRIRVMCLPDVNQDAVLLVDMDGRLLVNLNDAGDRGASHFVRKVVSGYQESYLLALSGYGDADMINFFTEDGQRIAPHAAAKTPVGRTIARQAEFYGVRYFIPFSSMHKYQRADSVWASEYTTRLEDYGRGFESRTCSLLPAFIRHDFSRGQTERIQPRERVLRPVDPKAFGDDWSDSLDTDDVTALTTYFLGVEHLGRTLDFLRFRVGGREHVIEFQKRRFRRGITFEVPRGSLMSAVRYQVFDDLLIGNFMKTTLHGDFGAGRLYPDFSPYVAKYADNGQARTRNELRTYFADYRKRDPLGFLRAKVETHCVRPLQTQSAELLRMLLPQDSRGYRAAKETFWRVRRALL; encoded by the coding sequence ATGGAACTGGGCTTCGAGACGATTGGAAACGCCACGCTCATCTGCCACGACCACGGTCCGGTGCTGGTGACCGACCCGTGGACGGACGGCAGCGCATACTTCGGGAGTTGGACGCTGTCGCATGAGATTCCGGCGGCGCAGCGCGAGGCCATCCAGGCCTGTTCCTACGTGTGGCTGTCTCATGGCCACCCGGACCACCTGAGCATGGAATCGCTGGGCGCGCTGCGCTCGCGCACGCTGCTGGTGCCCAACCATTTCGGCCACCGCATGCGCGATGACCTGCGAGGGCAGGGCTTCAAGGTGCACGTGCTGGCGGACCGGGTGTGGACGCAGCTGTCACCGCGCATCCGCGTCATGTGCCTGCCGGACGTGAACCAGGACGCCGTCCTGCTGGTGGACATGGACGGGCGGCTGCTGGTCAACCTCAACGACGCGGGGGACCGCGGGGCCAGCCACTTCGTGCGCAAGGTGGTCAGCGGGTATCAGGAGTCGTATCTCCTGGCCCTGTCCGGGTATGGCGACGCGGATATGATCAACTTCTTCACCGAGGACGGGCAGCGCATCGCGCCCCATGCCGCGGCGAAGACGCCCGTGGGGCGGACCATTGCCCGGCAGGCGGAGTTCTATGGGGTGCGCTACTTCATCCCCTTCAGCTCGATGCACAAGTACCAGCGGGCCGACAGCGTCTGGGCCTCCGAGTACACCACCCGGCTGGAGGACTACGGCCGGGGCTTCGAGTCGCGCACCTGCTCGCTGCTGCCCGCGTTCATCCGCCACGACTTCAGCCGCGGTCAGACGGAGCGCATCCAGCCTCGGGAGCGCGTCCTGCGCCCGGTGGACCCCAAGGCCTTCGGTGACGACTGGAGCGATTCACTGGACACGGACGATGTGACGGCGCTCACCACCTACTTCCTCGGTGTGGAGCACCTGGGGCGCACGCTCGACTTCCTGCGCTTCCGCGTGGGAGGCCGGGAGCACGTCATCGAATTCCAGAAGCGCCGCTTCCGCCGGGGCATCACCTTCGAGGTGCCACGCGGCTCGCTGATGTCGGCCGTGCGCTACCAGGTCTTCGACGACCTGCTCATCGGCAACTTCATGAAGACGACGCTGCACGGCGACTTCGGGGCGGGGCGGCTCTACCCGGACTTCAGTCCCTATGTGGCCAAGTACGCGGACAACGGGCAGGCGCGCACGCGCAACGAGCTGCGGACCTATTTCGCGGACTACCGCAAGCGCGACCCGCTGGGCTTCCTGCGCGCCAAGGTGGAGACGCATTGCGTGCGGCCCCTGCAGACGCAGTCCGCGGAGCTGCTGCGCATGCTGCTGCCCCAGGACTCGCGGGGCTACCGCGCCGCCAAGGAGACCTTCTGGCGGGTCCGGCGCGCCCTGCTCTAG